From a single Brassica oleracea var. oleracea cultivar TO1000 chromosome C5, BOL, whole genome shotgun sequence genomic region:
- the LOC106344655 gene encoding uncharacterized protein LOC106344655, with protein MKCVIGDGASASFWYDSWTSLGPLIEVSGESGPRSMRLRKSASVGDATRDGAWHLPPARSPEIQEIQTAINAVEPPAPSNGPDIFQWRKSNDTFGSAFSSKVTWENLREHAASLLA; from the coding sequence ATGAAGTGTGTAATTGGTGATGGAGCTTCTGCGAGTTTCTGGTATGATTCATGGACATCTCTAGGACCTCTAATTGAGGTTTCAGGAGAGAGCGGTCCTCGGAGTATGAGGCTGAGAAAGAGTGCTTCTGTTGGTGATGCAACAAGGGATGGGGCATGGCACCTACCACCTGCAAGGTCACCTGAAATTCAAGAGATCCAGACAGCAATCAATGCAGTAGAGCCGCCAGCTCCATCAAATGGACCAGACATTTTTCAATGGCGTAAGTCCAATGACACTTTTGGCTCTGCGTTTTCCTCCAAAGTCACTTGGGAGAACCTTCGAGAGCATGCTGCCAGTCTACTGGCATAA